The following DNA comes from Cyprinus carpio isolate SPL01 chromosome A4, ASM1834038v1, whole genome shotgun sequence.
CGGACAGGTGCGCTTCTTCTATTGAGCATTACACTGGTTAGCGTTTGCTTTTCtgcttgtcatttatttatgtttttcagttAAGTGTAGCGATTATAAAGAGGAAGATTaccataactaaataaataatacaaaaataaagataaggataaaacaaaaaataaaaacacaaaaaggaaaTTGATTCTAAGAAatcaatgacaaaataaaaactaaattaattaataaattagtagTCTAGGAGTAAAGTACGGAGAAACACATCCCAACACAGAAACATGGAGATTTTTATTCAAGAGGACTGGCAACttgtaccataaaaaaaaaataaaaccaccctctaaataaataaaaaaaaatattaaaatgaatcaaccAGAATCACATTTTTGTAGAAATATGCTTATACACATAAAAAAGCCAATATCATCAAACCACTTCAAAACTATTGTCAACTTTACTGTGTGTGTCAATGTCAAACAATTTCAGCAAAACTGTAAAAATCATGGTAAACGTTTGATTTATTGAAATCAGAGATCAGAGCCTTATTGATTGTCTTCAGAATCCAAGACGTAAGcagatgaaatgaatgaatgacgcCAGCAAAATTGGAGTATTGAGATTTTCTCAATCATAAAGGTCCTTGAAAGTCAGACTCCTGTTAAAGAATAAACAgataaaaagtattacaaattaatgcacaaaataaacagaacaaagcaACCAGCACTTCCAAGTACTACTCGTTTAAACCTAGAATGACAAATCTACAACTGGCGCGCACCTGTCGGGGTAATGTGGCACAAGCAGTGGGTCAGGTATGCTGTGATGAGAGCGTTCTGGAGACCATGATCTGTGAGGACTCAGAGAGCGAGGATGGGAAGTGGATGAGGAGCGCATAGTGGAGGAGAGGACAGGAGAAATAGCTGAGAGTCCTTGCCTACGCAGCTCCTGTACTGCACGCTCCCTGATAAACATGGACAGGACATTCAAATCCTTAGTCTATACTGTTCaaaccacaaataaatatattcagtattggaactggaacaacatgagaatgagtaaaaatttttttttttgcctgaactatccctttaaggtttgtGTCTCACCGTTCAAAGTGCTCAGTGGCCAGGTGTCTCTTGGTCATCTCAAGATCTGCTTCCAGCTGGGTTGATCGTGTCCTCAGTTGAGCCATTTCCCTACTCTGAGAACTCCTAGAGACAGGGAAGAAGACAGTAAGTGGAAGACGAAGACAGTAAGTGGAAGACGAAGACAGAAGGAAAGACAAAAACAGCTGCTGTGCTCTATGAAATGTCATATGTGTATGTGCTAAACTCACACTTTGCTGTCAGCCATGCTGAGTTTGTCCTTGAGAATTTGTATTTCGGTCTGCCTTTCCTGAGAGGTGAGCTGCCTCTGTAGCTCCTTTCCTCGTGAAGACACCAGCAGGTTCTCCAAAGTCTGAACAGACAGACGTTCACTGGCCAGCTGCTTCTGTAACAGCTCAATCTCAGAGCGGCATGATTCCAGCTCACTTCCAAAGTCTGAACAGACAGACGTTCACTGGCCAGCTGCTTCTGTAACAGCTCAATCTCAGAGCGGNNNNNNNNNNNNNNNNNNNNNNNNNNNNNNNNNNNNNNNNNNNNNNNNNNNNNNNNNNNNNNNNNNNNNNNNNNNNNNNNNNNNNNNNNNNNNNNNNNNNNNNNNNNNNNNNNNNNNNNNNNNNNNNNNNNNNNNNNNNNNNNNNNNNNNNNNNNNNNNNNNNNNNNNNNNNNNNNNNNNNNNNNNNNNNNNNNNNNNNNNNNNNNNNNNNNNNNNNNNNNNNNNNNNNNNNNNNNNNNNNNNNNNNNNNNNNNNNNNNNNNNNNNNNNNNNNNNNNNNNNNNNNNNNNNNNNNNNNNNNNNNNNNNNNNNNNNNNNNNNNNNNNNNNNNNNNNNNNNNNNNNNNNNNNNNNNNNNNNNNNNNNNNNNNNNNNNNNNNNNNNNNNNNNNNNNNNNNNNNNNNNNNNNNNNNNNNNNNNNNCTTGGGCATGCGACTTTTCACCAGATCTGAAGCAGTGAAGATATAGGAGTCCTAATTTGCCACACCTGTTGAGGTATGGCACGCATATGAGTACCACAACAGAGGCGTCCTCTGAAGCATTTCAAACAGGGGAGACGTGTTTAGCTTGAAGACTGCCAGACGGAGCTGATTCAATTTTGTGTGCGCTCCTCCAACAGATGCACTCGCATATCTGATTGAATTTCAGAGTCCACTCGTAAAAAGGAGATTGCTCCTGGCTCGGTACCAGCGGGGAGACGAATGTAGAAATAAGCATCCCCTGGAGCATAGAAAACAACAATACTCAGCCGGTCTGAATTTTTTGGTTTGTGAGCAGGGAATGTTTTGCTTTAGTGTAATCATTTTAAACGAAAAGAGGTTTGATTCAGGGTCTCAAATCCAAGAGAGAAAAGCCGTGGGAGAGAAAGCCTTGCCAGCAAGTTCTGCTGTGGGGCGGCAGCAAGGTTTCGAGGGGGAAGACACTTCCAGTTTGACTGCGGCGCAGAACAGAGCGGGAGCAGCAACAGCTTCTACACAGGGAGAAGTGTTAACGTACCACACGCTCGGTCAGCACCAATTCACAATGACAGGATGTGAGGATCCCGGGTTGTGCACTCGACTGGTGAGTGGCGCGTTCCACAGCGGTTCATGTTTGACCACTCCTCCACGCAGACGCTGCCATCGAAATGATCATCTTCATCCCCCCCATCCATGGCATGAAAGAACAATCATATCCCGTGTGCTGGGGGAGGGGCGTGGTTGCATAGCTCGTCAACCGACACGGAAGCTCACAGACTTTACTCCGGCTCAAAAAGAGGCGGCAGAGAAAGAGCGCAGCAGGCTATTTGAGCGAGTCATCGCAATGGAGATAAGCCCACATGGAGCCTGAGAGTCAACGAAACGCTCATCCCAACAGTAAGCACATAgatcgaaatatatttaaataaatacatttttctatattgAATATCTCCCCTAAAATTtaatagaaagaaaatatatttttgtaactatttaaaatagatttacacATATATGTTATACAACTATTTACTATTGGATTTTGGCCGCTTTTTAATATTTGccacataattaaaacataatggaaatatatttttatggaaatattacatatattatttcccatatatgttaaatacattgagatatcagactatgtaaaattatattcatttgaaCTAGATGTCTATATTTAATTCTAGGAAATGATGTTGAACCATATTACATAGTTCACAGTACCTATTGTAAAGATATGACATTTATTCTATGtaaagaatatttaatattgtaaaatactttacatttttatttcccttttgtaaatacatttagatatcagactgaaatatttcatttgatagccctatatatttaattctaatttttgggttaacatatacatttaagtacagggCTGCAACTCTATGACATTCTATATATGGATCACATACGACGTCTTGAATCTCTTAGGAAATATTAGCCCTATTTTctttcccatatatgtaaattaCATTAAGCTAACACAGCctatgtaaattattaatttgccAATATATGTTATGTATTCAATGTGCTAATATTTGTTAACTATGTACCATTTCATAGTACAtgataaaacatatatatataatatgaattaaacattcaaataccGGAAACAGAAATTTGGAGActgaaaaatttacaaaatgcagCCAACAAACCAAGAACGATTAAAAAACTGTAGAGcagtatttaatgttaaaaaaaaaaaaaacaaaaaacaattccgACTTGCAAAAATGATGGAGTATTTCCGTCGCAAAGAGGACCTAACAACACCTACTATACGAAAATAAGAAATTTAACTtgacatgacaaagaaaaaaagagatgtgcACATAACACTGCAAcaagaaaacataaaatcaaatcaCAGCAAACTTACTGAAACAGGGATATATGAATACTAAAGGATGATGCTAAAACTGAAAAGTCCATTCTTGagagaagtttttatttttttaattaattaagtctGTGgttctgtgtttaaaaaaaaaaacaaaaaaaaaattagagttgtctaatagagagggtgaaagaagaacatccaaaccctggccctgatttcttcaagattttatggatttatataatggtgttttttcgtaaagtaaaggcagtggcaaaaaaaaagggaaactactttgatttttttttttcaaatcaaattgtatcaaaattggtgttttggagtgtgtgtgggttaatttgagaaacaaaacatcaaagggggtgtcatgttaattttactgccttttttttatgaaaacaccATTATAAAAATTTtccataaaaaattttaaaaggaaGCGGGAGGGGGATTTCCCTCACCCTCTCTATTGACAACTCAAACTCTACAGGGAATTGCCCCCTGCAAATTGGGCCTGTCCCGGTGTCCAGCAGTGCCTTTCATGGCGTTTCATAAAAGCAtcgcaaaacaaaacaaaaagaaagaagaaaaaaaacatttgatagcCCCGTTGTTACTGACATGATTTTGGTCAAGGGTTTGTACCCTAACCCTTAGGTCACTGCCCCactatagtcagatattttcaaacattaaaaaaaaaatcgacctCACATTGTGTCAATCGTTTACACATTGCCCCCGAAACTTGTGccgtcataaaaaaatattggatcttaaccactgaaagaagactaggacataagccgggtttccaccgctggaactttacccaggaactagggactttgggctggtactcggtgtgttccacagcaggaaccaggatctaaataaagttccgggtagaaaaatgcccctcagaaagtccctgctcacgaggtagtactttttcaaaggtccggaactttcagGGGAGGGACTTgaggcgctaaacatgctgattggttcgCGTTCCGCACATTGTGATTTCAAACCACACATTTATtctgaaattttcaaaatatttggaggagaaatgtgttttaaaagacAGGCAAAATTTTAGTTGTTGAAAACTCAAAATCTGTGGTTTTTTCAACAGCGgcctatttaaaaaatggtttcgcgattttgttttttttgtttcttttgttttttatattttaaattgccgatttttatattttttttttttggagccgGGGGCAACTCTTTCGATCAGCGGAGCCTTGTTCAGGTATGCCTAGAGCAGTCTAAACtgggctagtccttctgatatgtcCCGTGCCTCGATGTCTCTtagggttaaaaataaaatataatcctTTTTGGGTAAATCTACAGGATCTTTGGTCTCATTCAATTGTGTGACTGCCCTTGTGACAGTTGCGTCGCGCTGCTGCGTGTTATCTTTTATTGGGGCACCAGAAAAACCGCCCGCGCTTTCCTGTAAAACAGTCACAGCCAGTCAGCTTAAAaaagacccagaagagaagacaatcctgaataaagtcataatttttgttattgttggcccaaaaaatgtattttgatgcttcaaaaaaattcaaaacggACCCCCCTGATGTAAATGGAATACTTTGATGgggtttttttaaacctttttgggCCCCGGGAcgataccgtacatacattcaaTGAGGGACAaaaaagctctcagactaaatcaaaaaatttttttcttaaacttttgtTCTGAAGTAAACGGAGGtctgggtttggaacgactttgGGGTGATTTCTTTTAAGGGACATATTCCATTTTTGGGCTGAActccctttaaaaatgaaaaaaaaaaggaaatgttttataaattatttcttttccCATTGTATTGTAGGCGTTATATACACATTCCTGAACTAATACATTTCTGCggtattattatgtttaaatgaaaacaaaaggaagGCAATGGTATTTGATATCTAGCCTATTTcgtcttatttaaatatacaggaGGAAATGCAGTAGCCAAGGCAGCCTGACTGAGGGTTAAATCGCTGTTGTTTCCCGGAATTACCAGATTTGGTCTTTCATCGAGGGAGATCACACTCCGAGTCGAATCGCAAGGTCTGAACTCAGGTTTGAAAAGCCCAAAATTTGCATACTCTGTATTGAGAAAACAGCGCGGCTACGTCACCGGGACTATTCCCCTAATTCTTCGGTACTTTAGACGCGGTGAAAGAAAGGAAAGCAACAGgttttggggggaaaatagttcctttGGGCAAAAAGTTCCGGTAAAACTGCGGGAATTTGGGTTTGGAAAAGGGGCCGGCAATAAGATATGACTTTGGATAGacagcaaatgtgggggaaaTTATGATTCCACACTGGGAAATTCGACTAGAGTATTATAGCACCCCCATTTTATGAATTCAcaaacatacagcattatggtcatttcacactgccaccaattttgttttgttggtcaGGCGTTCACTTGTTGGAGTGGCaagtgtgaaaagttcatttgaaaaactgaaaatgccatttaaaaaaaaaaaatttgctttattCTCCACGTATAGGCGATCTGAACCCTAAATATGTTTGGCCCAAAAAATCCGGTATTGTCCACTATCAAGgcaaatataattcaatataattcaaaCTTTAAAACAATGGTGGTTATAAATGTAAGGTGAAGCTTTTACTTTTCACAATGCATTTTGATCTGGTTTGTGTGAGTGTGCAGAAAATTTGCTGCCTGAAATTTAGTTTTTGGGTTTTTGGAACAGTTTTCAAGgtgcaaataagattttaagtttaaaagcaCTTTCAGGCTTGGTGAGGTTCCCAAaagcaacaaagtctacttgaaTAAACACTttactactttttaaatttttagaaaATTACTTATAATTCCCACCTCACCATGAATGGCATGGCAGATGccattacagactgtttcactttgaagtgaggCACAGTCACAGTATGGTCTGTCTAccagtattaatttcattaaaaaccacttttttcatctgtgtttcattttgaattatgttgtaccCTCTGGGGGGTAGTTTTTCCTCAGTGCAGGTTAAACAAGGATGGCCTTGTAAGACATACGGGGGGGggatttttcaaaaaattttttgatattattgacatatattttatatctataacttctgaatgtttggggtttttttttaaactagtcaGGGGTTTTCAAAATGCTGGAGAGTTCTTCACAAGGGCCCAAACCCAACCCTCTGCTCCCCCGGgtcatcagcatggaagaatataggaaaataaaaatgtgtccGACCCAAACCCCATATGTATACAATGTCAGACTATTCGAAATaactacagcagaggtgaaatgaagaaaagagaaagataaTGTACAAAAACATCCCAAAAAATCTAAGAAAGAGAATactttttaggttttaaagatgtttgatgatataggtgaaattttaatatatataatatatcttatttaatatatatataatataaacggGTAATATATGttagattgtaatgttttttaaggaGTCTCTTATGCCATCAAGGTTGTATTTAGTTgacaaaaacacaggaaaatagtatattgtgaaaaattattgcaatttctaattaTTGGTTCCCTTttctttattatactttaaaaatttttattttaattttacttctgtGCCGCACAGCAActgtaattttcagcatcatactcaGAACATCATTCTAATTAAGCGGAGGTATTATCAGTgtttgataatattatcaactgtGTGATGCTCTAATATGGTTGGAACCTGGTTCCAAtaacagatttaaataaaaagtttaaaaacaaataagaagtTATGCAAATAGAAATTTTGAACAAGTCTGATGTTGAACAGTATAAACCCTTagtttaacaaaatgtaattGAGCCAAACCGTGAGTGTATatttaacacaacacacacaacaaaatatttgaataaaatactgtatttatactttttatttatcaaagaatcatggtAAATAATATCCACAGGTccgaaaaatattaagaagcacaaaactgtttccaacactgctaataaatcagcataatttaatgatttctgaaggatcatactgatg
Coding sequences within:
- the LOC109070040 gene encoding testis-specific gene 10 protein-like yields the protein MRGAWGTDCAPPVENPYGSELESCRSEIELLQKQLASERLSVQTLENLLVSSRGKELQRQLTSQERQTEIQILKDKLSMADSKVSSQSREMAQLRTRSTQLEADLEMTKRHLATEHFERERAVQELRRQGLSAISPVLSSTMRSSSTSHPRSLSPHRSWSPERSHHSIPDPLLVPHYPDRSLTFKDLYD